The Planctomycetota bacterium genomic sequence CAGATAGTCGTAGATCTCCGTCGTCGTTGCGACCGTCGACCGCGGATTGGACGACGAGCCCCGCTGCTCGATGGCGATCGTCGGCGGTAGGCCTTCGATGTCGTCGAGGTCGGGCTTCTGGAGCTGGTCGAGGAACTGCCTCGCGTAGGCCGACAGTGACTCCATGTACTTGCGCTGGCCCTCGGCGTAGACGGTGTCGAAGGCGAGCGTGCTCTTGCCGCTGCCGCTCAGGCCCGTGACGACCGTCAGCTTGTCGCGCGGGATGCTGAGCGAGATGTCCTTGAGGTTGTGCTCGCGAGCGCCGGTGATCTTGATCGATCTCGACGCGTCGGCAGGAGCAGCGGGCGAATCCACGCCGCGAGGGTAGACGTCGGTCGGATTGACGGCAGTGCTCGAAGGACGCTCCATGTCGCCCGCAGGCTATGACGGGCGTTCGCGTCCAGTTCGGGTTGCGGTCACTTCCAAAAGCGATGTGGATTCCACTGCCGCTCGAGATCGAGCACCTCGCCGGTCCGTTCGACCTCGCGATCGATCGACAGGTAGAACGCGACGCGACGACGCTCGACGGAACTCGACAGGACGTCGCTCAGGTTCAGCCCGCAGAACGACAGGACGCGATCGAGCCGCCGGGCCTCGGCCTGGCGTTCGACCATCGCCTCGTGATCGGGGCCGAAGCCCAGTCCGGATGAGCCTTCGATCGGCATCGGTTCAGTCTATCGCAGCCGGCTGGGGCGTGGTCAGGTCGTCGAAACGCTGCTGAAGCAGGTCCATCTCGCGACGCAGTTCGTCCGCCTGGTCGATGAGCCGGTTGATTTCATCCTGGTAGGCCTGCATCAGGTCGTAGTGCGCCTGGGCGGCGTCGCGTAGCTCTTCGGCCCGCGGGAGGACGGCACGCTCCCAATCCGCTCGCAGCTGTTCGAGACGAGCGGCGGCCGGGGGAGCTTCGACCGCCGGACGCGTCGCGGGTGTACCACCAGCGACGGGCGACAGGATCAGTGTCACGGGCGTGCCGGCAGGCGGGACGACGTCGACGTTCGTCTCCCACTGCAGCGTCGCGTTGTCGCTGCTGGCCAGCTCGTCGACGTCGATCACCGTCGACTCGAAGTTGACCAGCGCCACGAGCTGTCCCGTCGCGTCCGCCGCATAAGCCTGGCCGCCGTCGTTGGTTTCGTAGAGCCGGCTGCCGACGAAGACGAACGTCTGCGGCGGCATGGGCTCGCGCGTTTCGATGTGCCGAATCCACTCGCCGACGCGAACCCGTCGCGTCTCGCCCTCGACTTCCCACTCGATCTCCGCGCGCATCGGCGGCCCGACGGGGGCGAGCCAGCGTCGTGCGGCTTCGCTGTAACGCAGCGGGCGGCCAGGGCGCATGCCGACGCCGAGCAGCGCCGCGTGGACGGTCGACGGCTGGGCACGCGTCCGCAGCAGGCTCTCGTGATCGGCCGTGCCGGTGACGACGCAGACGAATTCCAGCGGCATGTCGACCCGCAGCACCTCTGCCTTGACGCGGACTTCCCGTGCTTCGGCATCAACAGAAACGAGCCGACCCTCGTCGGCAAGGGTCGGCCCGGTCCACGAAAGGATCGCGAGCAGTGTCGTCAGGAGCAGCGTCGGGCCTCGCATCGCCCGACTCTACCGTCGCAGGACGTTTCGCTCACGCGATGTCAGGCGAGTTCGGTTACGAGTTCGCCGAAGGACCGTTGCGGCTTGTGGAAATACGCAGCCCCTTCGAACCAGCCGCCGTAGCAGGAGCGGCATCGGATTACGGTGACAGCGACGCGTCGCTCCTCATCGGCAAGGTCCCGGCAGTGCAGTGTCCCGCCGTAGCCCAGCGGCAGTCGCTCGGGCGTGATGAAGCCGACGGCACGCGGCTCGACGTCGCGAATGAACAGCATGCGATGCGGGACACCGCCGTCGTCGGCAAACAGCGTCAGGCCGGCTTCCTGCCGGATCGGAACGCGGACGGCACCTTCGCGCCGCTCGTACATCGCTGGCACCTGTCCGCGGCTGGTCTTGGCGGCGTCCATCGCCGTGAGAATCATCGACGCCTGTTGGCGAAGAACGGTCTCGCGCTCGTCCTCAACGCCGTCACTCTCGACGGCAGGAATGACGAGCGACGACAGGTCGGCGGGTGAGTCGGCGTCGTCGGTGCGATTGAACGGAGCAGGCGGCTGGAGTGTCATCGTGTTGGTGGTTCGGGCGTGGGGTTCGCGGAAGAGTCCGCGGCCTTCCCGATGTCCGATTCACCAATCCCGTTGTCCAGACGCGACCGACTCTTTCCGGTCGGCCCGATAACCACCGGTCACTCAATCACCGGCGGCAGCACACGCACAGGCAGAAACTGCCGCCCCCACTTTTTGGCCTCGGCGTGGCTGTCGTAATAGACGTCGAGCTTCATCCCCTTGATCGCCCCGCCACGGTCGATGACTTCGACGACCTCGCCTCCATCGCTTCCGTAGCCAGGAACGACCAGGCGCGTGCCGAACGGGAAGAACTCTGTATCGCCCGCGACGAACAAGCCGTCGTTGTAGCTAACCGGCAAGCCGCTGGCCGTGACGCCTTTTGCCCGCGGGCCGCAGCACTTGACGCACGGGCAGTAGGCCGTGACTTCCATCAGCACGATGTCGCCCGGCGGCTCGCCGGTTTCGTCCACGACCAACGTGTCCGCCGCCCGCGCCTCCGGGGCCGCCAGGACCGGCGTCTGTGCCACAAGCGCGTCGTTCGACCCCACGAGCAACGTGGGAATCCCATCCGACGCCCCGCCGGAGCCCGACGCCCCAAACAGCACGACCGTTGCCGCCCCGGTCAAAAAGATGCAAGCCGGCCACACCCGCCTCACCCACGACCGCCCGCCGCCGTTGGCAGCGCAGTCCTCGTGCGTTTCATCGAAGATGGCCTGATCCGCATCCATGCGTTCGCCTCGGCCATATCCTGCGGCCGGTCGCGAGCGTCGCAGGATGGACACCCTGCGTCAAGCTGATCACGGGCTCACTTGTTTTCAGGATTGTCGTGCATCGAGGCATCGACCTCGTGCTCGCCGGCGATGGGGCTGAGCGGGTTGGGGATGTTCGGG encodes the following:
- a CDS encoding YdjY domain-containing protein, encoding MRGPTLLLTTLLAILSWTGPTLADEGRLVSVDAEAREVRVKAEVLRVDMPLEFVCVVTGTADHESLLRTRAQPSTVHAALLGVGMRPGRPLRYSEAARRWLAPVGPPMRAEIEWEVEGETRRVRVGEWIRHIETREPMPPQTFVFVGSRLYETNDGGQAYAADATGQLVALVNFESTVIDVDELASSDNATLQWETNVDVVPPAGTPVTLILSPVAGGTPATRPAVEAPPAAARLEQLRADWERAVLPRAEELRDAAQAHYDLMQAYQDEINRLIDQADELRREMDLLQQRFDDLTTPQPAAID
- a CDS encoding 3D domain-containing protein — encoded protein: MDADQAIFDETHEDCAANGGGRSWVRRVWPACIFLTGAATVVLFGASGSGGASDGIPTLLVGSNDALVAQTPVLAAPEARAADTLVVDETGEPPGDIVLMEVTAYCPCVKCCGPRAKGVTASGLPVSYNDGLFVAGDTEFFPFGTRLVVPGYGSDGGEVVEVIDRGGAIKGMKLDVYYDSHAEAKKWGRQFLPVRVLPPVIE